Proteins from one Chiloscyllium punctatum isolate Juve2018m chromosome 4, sChiPun1.3, whole genome shotgun sequence genomic window:
- the c4h14orf180 gene encoding nutritionally-regulated adipose and cardiac enriched protein homolog — translation MVDKTDSKQTDNSAVSQDSTADRLLDLSNKVLPQRFENSPDIRRLKTNTLSSQMCHAQEVIALKCPASILRRKSKMTQNADGYVSHRARTERRVRFQELDEIIFDTNSCNSHLPALLRKLLIVILLSLMMVMLLYCSETTTVIYEQLQSKLNSVFLEMKNLTFSWLTWSRKN, via the exons ATGGTCGATAAAACAG ATTCAAAACAAACAGATAACTCAGCTGTCTCCCAGGATTCTACTGCTGATCGACTGCTCGATCTTTCAAATAAGGTTTTGCCACAGAGATTTGAAAACTCTCCAGACATCAGAAGGCTTAAAACAAACACATTATCTTCACAAATGTGTCATGCACAGGAG GTGATTGCACTTAAATGTCCAGCATCTATACTGAGGAGGAAATCCAAAATGACACAAAATGCAGATGGTTATGTTTCTCACAGAGCAAGAACTGAAAGAAGAGTTCGATTTCAAGAATTGGATGAAATAATTTTTGACA CTAACAGCTGTAattcccatttgccggcattgcTTCGTAAATTATTGATCGTCATTTTGCTGAGTCTGATGATGGTCATGTTGCTGTATTGTAGCGAGACTACAACAGTCATCTATGAACAACTTCAGTCAAAACTCAACAGCGTTTTCCTGGAAATGAAGAATCTAACTTTCAGCTGGTTGACTTGGAGTAGGAAAAATTAA